In the Terriglobales bacterium genome, GCGCGCACCCAAGAGTTTGCAAGTTTCCGTTGAACCTTGGGGGAGGGTAGACGGAAAACAGCGCCGCGGGCTAACCAGCTCGCGGCGTTTCTGTTTCATCAGGCTTCTTGTTCAACGCAGAGGCGCAGAGTTCGCAGAGGTTGTTTGACCTTCTTTCTCCGCGTTCTTTGCGCCTCTGCGTTGAATCATGCGAAGAGGAACTCCTTGGTCCGGAGGTCGCGGATGGTGTCGCGCAGCTTGGCGGCTTTCTCGAACTCGAAGCGCTTGGCGGCCTCGCGCATCTCGGCCTCGAGCTTCGCGATGTAGGCGTCGAGCTCTTCCTGCGAGCGGAACTCGGGCATGTCGTCGGCGGCGGAAGTCATGTCGACATAATCCGCTTCGACGATGGCAGCGAGCGACATCTCCACCGGGCGCACGATGGATTCCGGCGTGATGCCGTGCTCCACGTTGTAGGTCTGCTGGATGGCGCGGCGGCGGTAGGTCTCGCCGATGGCCTTCTTCATCGAATCGGTCTCGCGGTCGGCGTAGAGGATGGCGCGGCCGTTGAGGTTGCGCGCGCAGCGGCCGATGGTCTGGATGAGCGAGCCGCCGGAGCGCAGGAAGCCTTCCTTGTCGGCGTCGAGGATGGCGACGAGCGAGACCTCGGGCAGGTCGAGGCCCTCGCGCAGCAGGTTGATGCCGATGAGGACGTCGAACTCGCCCTTGCGCAGGTCGCGCAGGATCTTGATGCGCTCCAGCGTCTCGATCTCGGAGTGCATATAGCGGCAGCGCACGCCGGCCTCGGCGTAGTACTCGGCCAGGTCCTCGGCCATGCGCTTGGTAAGCGTGGTGACGAGGACGCGCTCGCCCTTTTCCACGCGCGCGCGGATCTCGTGCAGCAGGTCGTCGATCTGGCCCTTCACCGGGCGGACTTCGACTTCGGGATCGATCAGGCCGGTGGGCCGGATGATCTGTTCGACCACCACGCCCGCCGATTTCGTGAGCTCATAAGGCCCTGGCGTTGCAGAGACATACACGGCCTGGTTCACGCGATGCTCGAACTCTTCAAAGGTCAGCGGGCGGTTGTCCATGGCGCTCGGCATGCGGAAGCCGTACTCGACCAGCGTTTCTTTCCGCGAACGGTCGCCGTGGTACATGCCGTGGAGCTGCGGGATGGTCTGGTGCGATTCGTCGATGAAGAGCAGGTAGTCGCGCGGGACGTAGTCGAGCAGTGTGGGCGGCGCCTCGCCGGGCAGGCGGCCGGAGAAGTGGCGCGAGTAGTTCTCGATGCCGTGGCAGTAGCCGACCGACTTGATCATCTCCAGGTCGAACATGGTGCGCTGGTGGACGCGCTGCGACTCGACCAGGCGCCCCTGCTTCTCCAGTTCTTTCTCCCACCACGCCAGCTCCTCGCGGATGGAGACGATGGCCTTGCCCTTGGTTTCGGGCGACATCACGTAGTGCGTCTTGGGGTAGATGGGCAGGCGGACGTAGCGGTGCTTGACGGTGCCGAAGAGCGGATCGATCTGCGAGAGCGATTCGACCTCGTCGCCCCACAGCTCGATGCGGTAGGCGTTGTCGTCGTAGGTGGGATAGACCTCGATGACGTCGCCGCGGACGCGGAAGGTGCCGCGGCGGAAGTCCGAGTCGTTGCGTTCGTAGAGGATCTCGACCAGTTTGCGGGTGATGTCCTCGCGCTTGATCTTCTGGCCCTTCTCGAGGAAGAGCAGCATGCCGTAGTAGGCCTCGGGGGAGCCGAGGCCGTAGATGCAGCTGACGGAGGCGACGATGACGCAGTCGCGGCGCTCGAAGAGCGAGCGCGTGGCGGAGAGGCGCAGCTTGTCGAGCTCGTCGTTGATGGTGGCTTCCTTCTCGATGTAGACGTCGCCGGCGGGAATGTAGGCTTCCGGCTGGTAGTAGTCGTAGTAGGAGACAAAGTACTCGACCGCGTTCGAGGGGAAGAACGACTTGAATTCGTGGTAGAGCTGGGCGGCGAGCGTCTTGTTGTGGGCGAGGACGAGCGCGGGCTTGCGCACCTGCTCGATGATCTTGGCCATCGTGAAGGTCTTGCCCGAGCCGGTGACGCCGAGCAGCACCTGGTGCTTCTCGCCGTCGGCGAGGCCGCGGACGAGCTGCTCGATGGCGCGCCCCTGGTCGCCTTGCGGCTGGTAATCGGATTGGAGTTTGAAGTCCATTATTTTCGAAAACCGCTATGCAGCGTTCCGCCGCCTTGGCCGATTCTGCCCCAGGACAGCCGGCTCGGCGGCCGCACGGGCCTCGCCGGCATCTCGCCGCAAGCACTCTCAGGCGCGAAAATCGCATGCCGGAGAATCCTTTATTATACGGCACGCCTTTCCGGGCCTCCCCGAGGCTCACCCACCGGCCGGCCGCGCGTCCTACATCTTGTAAGGAGAGACTTATGCGACGCTCACCCAAGTCCCTGCTGCTGTTGCTGCCGATCGCGATGATGACGCTGCTGACGTGTTCCAGCCAACAGCAGCCCGAAGCGCAGAACAGGCCGTTGTTCCATCCGGCGCCGGGCTCGCCACTCGCGGCCGGGGCGCAAGTCGGCAACGTGGCGCTCGCGGATGTCGACGGGAACGGCTGGGCGGACATCGTGTTCGCGAGCCAGGACGGCCTGGGACTGCTGCTCGCGGACGGACGTGGCGGTTTCCAGCCGGCGAGATTGCAGCAGCTGAAACCGGCGCCGCACCTGGTGGCGGCGACCGACTTCACCGCCGACGGCGACATCGATATCGCCGCCAGCAATCACGACAGCAACTCGGTGAGCGTGTTGCTGGGGGATGGCAGGGGCGAGTTCCGTGCGGCGCCGCATTCGCCGTTCGTCGCGTTTGCAAAGGGCAAGCCGCACAACCATGGCCTGTTCGCGCGCGACGTGAACGGCGACGGCGCCCCCGACATCACCTTCGGCCACCAGGAGACGGGCTTGATCGCGGTGCTGCTCAACGACGGCAAGGGCAGATTCAAGCCGGCGGCGGGGTCGCCGTTCCAGCTTGGGCGCGGGTTCTATCCGCACAAGGTGGTGGACCTCGACGGCGACGGCAAGATGGATATTGTCGCGCCGGACCTGCTGGGGAACGCAGTGGTGATCGCGCGCGGCGACGGGAAGGGCGGGTTCACCGTGGCGCAGACCATCCCGGTGCGGGAGCGGCCGTACTTCGTGGTGGTCGCCGACTTCGACCACAACGGGCATAACGACATCATCGTCATGCACGACGACATCTCGGAGGTCGCGGTATTGCTGAGCGACTCGGAGGGGCGGTTCTCGAAGACCGAGTGGCTGGATGTGGGTGAGCGTCCCGCACATGCGGTGGCCACCGACTTCGATCGCGACGGCAACCTGGACATCGCCTTCGCGACCGGCCACGGCGCGTACGTGTTCCTGGGCGACGGCAAGGGCGGGTTCCGGTTGAACGCCAATTACCGCGGCGGGCAGTGGGACATCGCGACCGCAGACTTGAACCGGGACGGGAAGATGGACCTGGTGCTGCCGGACTTCGAGCAGGGAACGATCAGCGTGCTGCTGGGACAGTGAGGTTCGTTTCCGTGCCGTCGGCTGAAGCCGACTCTGAATCCAACGCTTGCAGTCGTCCCAGGGCTTGCGCCCTGGGCTAACGAATGACGTCCCGCTGCGCGGGACTGAATCCAACGCTTGCAGTCGTCCCCGGGGCTTACGCCCTGGGCTAACGAATGACGTCCCGCTGCGCGGGACTGTAGCCTGCTTGGTGCCGGCGTTCTCGGCCAGGGACCGACCGTTGGACGCCAACAAGTGCCAGTCCGAAGGACGGGATCCGCTAGCCCAGCACGTGAGCGCTGGGAAAAGGGACGAATGAGAGAAGAGTCCGCTTGAGCGGACGGCACCGAGGCCCGGCCGAGGGCGGCTGGACGACAGCTTCGTTGGAGCTAGTCCGCGGTGGCGGCAAGGGGCGCAGCGGGCTGGCCGTTGCCGGGTTTCCAGACGCCGGTGGTCAGCCAATCGTGGATGGATGCTGCGGCTTTGCGGCCGGCGCCCATGGCGAGGATGACGGTGGCGGCGCCGGTGACGATGTCGCCGCCGGCGAAGACGCCTTCCCGTGAGGTGCGCAGCGTCTCCGGGTCGGCGACGATGTAGTTCTTCTTGTTGGTCTGCAAGCCGGGCGTGGTCGCCTGCACCAGCGGGTTCGCGGTCGTCCCGACGGCGATGATGACCACGCTGACCGGGATCTCGTACTCGGAACCCGGGATGGGGATGGGGCGGCGGCGGCCGGAGGCGTCGGGCTCGCCCAGTTCCTGCTTCTGCACGCGCACCGCGGTGACGCGCTCCTCGCCGAGGTAGGCGACGGGGTTGTTGAGCGCGAGGATCTGGATGCCCTCGTCCTTGGCGTGGTGGACTTCCTCGATGCGCGCCGGCATCTCTTTTTCGCTGCGGCGGTAGATGAGATAGACGTTCTTCGCGCCCAGGCGGAGGGAGACGCGCGCCGCGTCCATGGCGGTGTTGCCGCCGCCGATGACGGCGACGTCCTGGTCCTTGCAGTTGTAGACCGGTTCGTCGTACTCGGGGAAGCGGTAGGCGCGCATCAGGTTCACGCGCGTGAGGAACTCGTTGGCCGAGTAGACGCCGTTCAGGTTCTCGCCCGGGATCTTCATGAACTGCGGCAGGCCGGCGCCGGTGGCGACGAACACGGCCGAGTAGCCTTCGTCGTGGAAGAGCTCGTCGATGGTGACGGTGCGTCCGACGACGCAGTCGGTCTCGAACTCCACGCCCATCTTCTTCATGTTCTCGATCTCTTGCTTGACGATGGAGCGCGGCAGGCGGAACTCGGGGATGCCGTAAGCGAGCACGCCGCCGAGGTCGTGCAGGGCCTCGAAGACGCGCACCTGGTGTCCGCGCTGGATGAGGTCGCCGGCGCAGCTCAGGCCGGCGGGGCCGGAGCCGATGATGGCGACCTTCTTGCCAGTCGCGGGCGCGCGCTCGGGCAAGCCGATGACCCCGGAGCGTTGCTCCCAGTCGGCGACGAAGCGCTCGAGGTAGCCGATGCCGACCGGTTCCTTCTTCTTCCCGACGGTGCAGCCGCCCTCGCACTGGTCTTCCTGCGGGCAGACGCGGCCGGTCACGCCGGGGAGCACGTTGTCTTCGCGGATCTTGGCGGCGGCGCCGAGGTAGTCGCCGGCGAGGATGAGGTCGATGAAGTCCTTCACCTTCACGCTGACGGGGCAGGCGGTGACGCAGGTGGGCTTCTGGCAGGAGAGGCAGCGCAGCGACTCCTGCTTGGCGAGGTCCTCGCCGAAGCCGAGGTTCACTTCCTGGAAGCACTTGGCGCGCTCTTCCGGCGGGCGCTCAGGCATGCGCTGGCGGTCCAGCTTCATGCGCTCTTTCATCGGCAGCGGATTGTGGTCGGGAAGCGGCTTCTGGCTCATCGCGCGACACTCCGCAGGCGCGCCGGGATGGGTTCGAGGTCGCCGGCGCCGAGCTGTCCGGCGGCGCGCATCAGCTCGATGTCGGGCATGGGGTCATCGGTGAAGTCGGCCATGGAGCTGACCTCGAGTTCGCGGTAGGCGCGGTTGCGGCGCGTGAGCAAGTCGAAGTCGACCTGGTGGGCGTCGAACTCGGGGCCGTCGACGCAGGCGAACTGGCTGTCGCCGTCGATGCCGACGCGGCAGCCGCCGCACATGCCGGTGCCGTCGACCATGATGGAGTTCAGGCTGACGACGGTCTTGATCATGAGCGGGCGCGTGACGCCGGCGACCGCCTTCATCATGGGGATGGGGCCGATGGCGAGGACGTGGTCGATCTTCTGGCCTTCGTCGAGCAGCTTCTTGAGCGCGTCGGTGACGAAGCCCTTCGTGCCGTACGAGCCGTCGTCGGTCATGACGATGAGCTCGTCGGCGACAGCGCGGATCTCGTTCTCGAGCAGCAGCAGTTCCTTGTTGCGCGCGCCCAGGATGAAGATGACGTGGTTGCCGGCCTGCTTGAGCGCCTTGGCGGTGGGGAAGGCGATGGCGGTCCCGACGCCGCCGCCGATGACGACCGCGGTGCCGAAGTTCTCCATCTCGCTGGGCTTGCCGAGCGGGCCGACGACGTCGAGCAGGGCGTCGCCCGCGCGCAGCAGGTTGAGTAGCGCGGTGGTCTTGCCGACCGCCTGCACGATGATGGTGATGTGGCCTTCGAGCGGGTCGGCGGCCGCGATGGTGAGCGGGATGCGCTCGCCGCGTTCGTGCACGCGCACGATGACGAACTGGCCGGGCTTCTGCCGGCGCGCGATGCGCGGCGCGAAGATGGTGAGCTGCCGGATATCAGGCGCGAGCGTCCTGGCTTCGACGATAGGGAACATGCCTGCCCTCGGTACGTTGTGATTTTCGGGCGGGAGCGCGGGAGCGGCTGTGACCGGGGTCACAAAGCGATGTTCAGGGCTAACCGGGTGGGGAGCCTAGTGCGACCTATGTCCTGTCAATTCAGCGGCAAAGAGGCGGTCGCCGACCCGGCTGAGGCGGCGGGCCATACCCGGTTTCAGGAGGCGGGTGTGGGGGATCTCGCAGAGGTGCTCGGCGATGAACCAGACGTCCTTGGGGTGGGTCATCCAGCGGCGGCGGTCGAAGCGGGCGAGGTTGACGGGGCGCGAGAAGGTACGCAGGGAGCGTTCGCGGCGGAGATTGAAATAGAGGTTGAAGTAACTCATGGCCAGTTCGCGCAGCGAGCGGTAGACGGGATCGCGCCCGTGGCAGCCGGTGAAGTTGGATTTGGCGATGGCGCCCCAGTGTCCGCGGACCTGGTAGATGGCCATGACGTGGTCGGTGTCGTGATGCGCTTCCATGTCGAAGATGAGCGGAGGGTAGCCGAGCGCGCGGAGCGCGGCGGCGGCGAAGACCGCGCCCTCGAGACAGTGCGCGGTGCCGTGCTGCATCACCAGGCGCGGCGACCAGGCGGTGCCGGCGAGGTGGTAGGGAAGCGAATCGAGGTAGCGCTGGATGCCGCAGGGGTCTTTCAGCGAGCGCAGGAAGCGCAGCTCGGCGGCCGTGAAGTCGTCGCCGGTGGCGCCGCGAGCAGCGCGCTTGCCGCGCAGGATGAGTGCCCGCCCCTTAAGCATTGTCATCCCGAGCGAGTGCTCGGTCCCGCTGCGCGGGACCGAGCCGAGTCGAGGGAGCTTGTGCTTCAGGGAACCAGTCCGCGGCGAGGTCCTTCCAGCCAGGATTCATCTGCTCGATGAGCCAGATCTTCTTCTTGCGGCTCCAGCGCTTGATCTGCTTCTCGCGCGCGATGGCGTTGGCCGCGTATTGGTAGCGTTCGTACCAGAGCAAGCGGATGACGTTATAACGGTCGGTAAAGCCTTCCAACTCGTGGTTCTTGTGTTGCCAGATGCGTTTGCGGAACTCTGAGGTGAAGCCGACATAGATGGCGCGGCGCGAGCTGCTGCCGAGCATGTAGACGAAGAAGCGGTAGTCCTCGAAGCGGCGCCTCATGAACGCAAGGTTTCTCGACTCGCGAAGCGTCCGCAAGCGGACGCTTCACTCGCTCGAAACAACAATGATTTCAGGGCAGTTTAGTGGAAGAGCAGGGAAACGCAAGGCTTCTCAACTCGCCCGCCGCGGCGGGCTCGCTCGAAATGACAATCACTTTGCTGTCAGCACTTGGGCTAATTCAGAAGGCGTATCGACCAGCACGTCGGGCGGGACGGCCTTGAGCGAGTCCGGCGCGAGGCCGTAGGTCAGGCCGATGGAGT is a window encoding:
- the uvrB gene encoding excinuclease ABC subunit UvrB, with the translated sequence MDFKLQSDYQPQGDQGRAIEQLVRGLADGEKHQVLLGVTGSGKTFTMAKIIEQVRKPALVLAHNKTLAAQLYHEFKSFFPSNAVEYFVSYYDYYQPEAYIPAGDVYIEKEATINDELDKLRLSATRSLFERRDCVIVASVSCIYGLGSPEAYYGMLLFLEKGQKIKREDITRKLVEILYERNDSDFRRGTFRVRGDVIEVYPTYDDNAYRIELWGDEVESLSQIDPLFGTVKHRYVRLPIYPKTHYVMSPETKGKAIVSIREELAWWEKELEKQGRLVESQRVHQRTMFDLEMIKSVGYCHGIENYSRHFSGRLPGEAPPTLLDYVPRDYLLFIDESHQTIPQLHGMYHGDRSRKETLVEYGFRMPSAMDNRPLTFEEFEHRVNQAVYVSATPGPYELTKSAGVVVEQIIRPTGLIDPEVEVRPVKGQIDDLLHEIRARVEKGERVLVTTLTKRMAEDLAEYYAEAGVRCRYMHSEIETLERIKILRDLRKGEFDVLIGINLLREGLDLPEVSLVAILDADKEGFLRSGGSLIQTIGRCARNLNGRAILYADRETDSMKKAIGETYRRRAIQQTYNVEHGITPESIVRPVEMSLAAIVEADYVDMTSAADDMPEFRSQEELDAYIAKLEAEMREAAKRFEFEKAAKLRDTIRDLRTKEFLFA
- a CDS encoding VCBS repeat-containing protein, which gives rise to MRRSPKSLLLLLPIAMMTLLTCSSQQQPEAQNRPLFHPAPGSPLAAGAQVGNVALADVDGNGWADIVFASQDGLGLLLADGRGGFQPARLQQLKPAPHLVAATDFTADGDIDIAASNHDSNSVSVLLGDGRGEFRAAPHSPFVAFAKGKPHNHGLFARDVNGDGAPDITFGHQETGLIAVLLNDGKGRFKPAAGSPFQLGRGFYPHKVVDLDGDGKMDIVAPDLLGNAVVIARGDGKGGFTVAQTIPVRERPYFVVVADFDHNGHNDIIVMHDDISEVAVLLSDSEGRFSKTEWLDVGERPAHAVATDFDRDGNLDIAFATGHGAYVFLGDGKGGFRLNANYRGGQWDIATADLNRDGKMDLVLPDFEQGTISVLLGQ
- the gltA gene encoding NADPH-dependent glutamate synthase; this translates as MSQKPLPDHNPLPMKERMKLDRQRMPERPPEERAKCFQEVNLGFGEDLAKQESLRCLSCQKPTCVTACPVSVKVKDFIDLILAGDYLGAAAKIREDNVLPGVTGRVCPQEDQCEGGCTVGKKKEPVGIGYLERFVADWEQRSGVIGLPERAPATGKKVAIIGSGPAGLSCAGDLIQRGHQVRVFEALHDLGGVLAYGIPEFRLPRSIVKQEIENMKKMGVEFETDCVVGRTVTIDELFHDEGYSAVFVATGAGLPQFMKIPGENLNGVYSANEFLTRVNLMRAYRFPEYDEPVYNCKDQDVAVIGGGNTAMDAARVSLRLGAKNVYLIYRRSEKEMPARIEEVHHAKDEGIQILALNNPVAYLGEERVTAVRVQKQELGEPDASGRRRPIPIPGSEYEIPVSVVIIAVGTTANPLVQATTPGLQTNKKNYIVADPETLRTSREGVFAGGDIVTGAATVILAMGAGRKAAASIHDWLTTGVWKPGNGQPAAPLAATAD
- a CDS encoding sulfide/dihydroorotate dehydrogenase-like FAD/NAD-binding protein, with translation MFPIVEARTLAPDIRQLTIFAPRIARRQKPGQFVIVRVHERGERIPLTIAAADPLEGHITIIVQAVGKTTALLNLLRAGDALLDVVGPLGKPSEMENFGTAVVIGGGVGTAIAFPTAKALKQAGNHVIFILGARNKELLLLENEIRAVADELIVMTDDGSYGTKGFVTDALKKLLDEGQKIDHVLAIGPIPMMKAVAGVTRPLMIKTVVSLNSIMVDGTGMCGGCRVGIDGDSQFACVDGPEFDAHQVDFDLLTRRNRAYRELEVSSMADFTDDPMPDIELMRAAGQLGAGDLEPIPARLRSVAR
- a CDS encoding GIY-YIG nuclease family protein, with product MRRRFEDYRFFVYMLGSSSRRAIYVGFTSEFRKRIWQHKNHELEGFTDRYNVIRLLWYERYQYAANAIAREKQIKRWSRKKKIWLIEQMNPGWKDLAADWFPEAQAPSTRLGPAQRDRALARDDNA